One genomic window of Providencia hangzhouensis includes the following:
- a CDS encoding prepilin peptidase: MRELICIFISSAISIISPSEQFILSCQNGKFTNPFDFVCIFSALIMLLISFFSTKKLLVYLPVVFFDKSKIFIKNTILLLIYGVLIFIIYWTSDGLYMVLFLTLYINLIIPLFIIDNKIGYLPDILTYPLLWLGLLYQIHLPNGNVVSAIYAVLISYLVMLMVVTLVEKQTSQPQMGRGDFKLVAACSAWLGVWQLPYFLGTAAGVGLLQYWVIYGLLPKIYQKKQQANQAYPEILSGAKIAKKTKTIPFGPALIISASIWLYLSIIEY; encoded by the coding sequence ATGAGGGAACTAATTTGTATTTTTATATCATCAGCTATATCTATTATTTCACCGTCTGAGCAGTTTATATTATCATGCCAAAATGGAAAATTTACAAATCCGTTTGATTTTGTTTGTATTTTTTCTGCTTTGATTATGTTATTAATCTCTTTTTTCTCGACTAAAAAGCTGCTTGTTTATTTACCAGTTGTTTTTTTTGATAAATCAAAAATTTTTATTAAAAATACTATTCTACTTCTAATATATGGCGTATTAATTTTTATAATATATTGGACATCTGATGGTTTATATATGGTTTTATTTTTGACACTATATATTAATTTGATAATTCCATTATTCATCATTGATAATAAAATAGGTTATCTCCCTGATATTCTTACATACCCATTATTATGGTTGGGGCTGTTATATCAAATTCATTTGCCAAATGGGAATGTGGTTTCAGCTATTTACGCGGTGCTGATCAGTTACTTAGTAATGCTTATGGTGGTGACATTGGTTGAAAAACAAACGTCTCAGCCACAAATGGGGAGGGGGGATTTTAAACTCGTTGCCGCTTGTTCTGCCTGGCTTGGGGTTTGGCAGCTTCCTTACTTTCTGGGGACTGCCGCAGGGGTAGGGCTATTACAATATTGGGTAATCTATGGGTTATTGCCTAAAATATATCAAAAGAAGCAACAGGCGAATCAGGCCTACCCTGAGATACTATCTGGGGCAAAAATAGCTAAAAAAACGAAGACGATCCCATTTGGCCCTGCGCTAATTATTAGTGCTAGCATATGGTTGTATTTATCAATAATTGAATATTAA
- a CDS encoding DsbA family protein, producing MSNITLHYIYDPYCGWCYAAAPLVEIAKQHPSINIEMHGGGMLAGDARLHLDDNFRQYILQSDKRIASMTGQVFGDDYIKMLHEPNLVMDSTPPQTAILAATKQGKGFEMLKAIQKAHYISGRHIKDTAVLLELAKEIGLDVTQYVSDYSECEQHETAAHIGTSKALLAQSGASGFPTLLIQQQDRWLRVPLQNYLGEPSKWQQFLDSLVTAAS from the coding sequence ATGAGTAACATCACCCTACACTATATTTATGACCCTTATTGCGGCTGGTGCTATGCCGCTGCGCCTTTAGTCGAAATTGCCAAGCAACACCCAAGTATCAACATTGAAATGCATGGTGGAGGCATGCTAGCAGGTGACGCTCGTCTACATTTAGATGATAATTTTCGCCAATATATTCTGCAATCCGATAAGCGCATTGCATCAATGACAGGGCAAGTGTTTGGCGATGACTATATAAAAATGCTACACGAACCTAATTTGGTTATGGACTCAACACCACCGCAAACCGCTATATTAGCGGCAACCAAGCAAGGCAAAGGCTTTGAAATGCTTAAAGCCATTCAAAAAGCACACTATATTTCAGGACGCCATATTAAAGATACCGCGGTACTTCTTGAGCTCGCCAAAGAAATTGGCCTCGATGTAACCCAGTATGTGTCCGACTACAGTGAGTGTGAGCAACATGAAACTGCGGCCCACATTGGAACAAGTAAGGCTCTGTTAGCGCAGTCAGGTGCATCCGGTTTTCCAACACTGTTAATACAACAACAGGATAGATGGTTGCGTGTTCCATTACAAAATTACCTCGGTGAGCCGAGTAAATGGCAGCAGTTTTTAGACTCTCTAGTAACAGCAGCGTCTTAA
- a CDS encoding MBL fold metallo-hydrolase, producing MKLTLLAATALFATTINLAQAETLTLDVYNPGNNSVFPVSSEIISGSSEVVLIDAQFQKNDAQQLVDKIKKLNKKLTTIYISHSDPDYYFGLDTLTNAFPEAKVIATANTVEAIKATKDGKLAYWGGVLKDEAPAHVIVPEVIKGDYFTVDGEKLEIKGLDGVSPDRTYLWVPSLKAVVGGVIVSDNIHVWVADTQTEESRKNWLQTLKDIKALNPATVVPGHFTGASKLDVTTVSFTQKYLQDFESAYKTSKNSGELIQKVAAKYPQLDDKSSLELSAKVIKGEMKWPQ from the coding sequence ATGAAATTGACCTTATTAGCGGCAACCGCGCTATTTGCCACAACGATAAATCTGGCCCAAGCTGAAACACTCACACTAGATGTTTATAACCCTGGAAATAACAGCGTATTTCCAGTTTCCTCTGAAATAATTAGCGGTTCAAGTGAAGTGGTGTTGATTGATGCACAATTTCAAAAAAATGATGCACAACAATTGGTTGATAAGATTAAAAAACTCAATAAAAAATTAACTACGATTTACATTAGCCATTCTGACCCAGACTACTATTTTGGGCTAGATACCCTAACAAACGCCTTCCCAGAGGCTAAAGTGATCGCAACAGCAAACACAGTTGAAGCCATTAAAGCCACTAAAGATGGCAAGCTGGCTTACTGGGGCGGTGTATTAAAAGATGAAGCCCCTGCCCATGTTATCGTCCCTGAAGTGATTAAAGGAGACTACTTCACCGTTGATGGCGAAAAACTTGAAATTAAAGGCCTTGATGGCGTGTCACCAGATAGAACTTATCTCTGGGTTCCATCATTAAAAGCCGTTGTGGGTGGCGTTATTGTTTCTGACAATATTCATGTTTGGGTAGCGGATACCCAAACAGAAGAGTCACGCAAAAATTGGCTGCAAACATTAAAAGACATCAAAGCTCTGAACCCAGCAACCGTTGTTCCCGGCCACTTTACGGGGGCGTCTAAATTAGATGTAACGACGGTTTCTTTCACTCAAAAATATTTACAGGACTTTGAAAGTGCATATAAAACAAGTAAAAACTCAGGTGAGCTCATCCAAAAAGTTGCAGCGAAGTATCCACAATTAGATGATAAATCAAGCTTAGAACTTAGTGCAAAAGTCATTAAAGGCGAAATGAAATGGCCTCAGTAA
- a CDS encoding LysR family transcriptional regulator encodes MDRLKAAEVFITIVEQGSLSGAAEKLDMSRAMVTRYLSEMEQWAGVRLLNRTTRKLSLTSAGEGVYQQSLQLNAISQMVPVQQELDAKALSGLVRISCSQSIAQSALSVAISEFMKLYPNMAIDMQISNKSVNLIEERIDLAIRITNQLEPSLIAKSLSTCHSVICASPDFLKGKKQPEKPEDLVLLDCLTYNFFGRSLWVFEKAGMQHRVLVDGRLSANESVFLAEAALQGAGISMQPYYSVANHLASGELVQLLPEYTPMPLGIYAVYTSRQKMPTALRVVIDYLANWFETSPHWQLLMQQRGS; translated from the coding sequence ATGGATAGATTAAAAGCGGCTGAGGTATTTATTACTATCGTTGAACAAGGCAGCCTAAGTGGAGCCGCAGAAAAACTGGATATGTCTAGAGCGATGGTGACACGCTATTTGTCAGAAATGGAGCAATGGGCGGGAGTACGTTTATTAAATCGCACCACACGGAAATTAAGTCTAACTTCAGCAGGGGAAGGGGTATATCAACAATCTTTGCAACTTAATGCTATTTCCCAAATGGTGCCTGTGCAGCAAGAGCTTGATGCAAAAGCATTATCTGGTTTAGTGCGTATTAGTTGTTCACAATCAATCGCCCAAAGTGCGCTTTCTGTGGCTATTTCTGAGTTTATGAAGCTCTACCCGAATATGGCTATTGATATGCAAATATCGAATAAATCGGTAAATTTGATAGAAGAACGAATTGATTTGGCAATCCGTATCACGAATCAATTGGAACCGAGTTTAATCGCAAAATCCTTGTCAACTTGCCATTCTGTCATTTGTGCTTCACCTGACTTTTTAAAAGGAAAAAAACAGCCTGAAAAGCCAGAGGATTTAGTTTTGCTTGATTGCTTAACCTACAATTTTTTTGGTCGTAGCTTATGGGTATTTGAAAAAGCAGGCATGCAGCATAGAGTGTTAGTTGATGGGCGCTTAAGTGCTAACGAATCCGTATTTCTCGCTGAAGCAGCATTGCAGGGGGCGGGTATCTCTATGCAACCTTATTATTCAGTTGCTAATCATTTGGCTTCGGGTGAGTTAGTTCAGTTATTACCTGAATATACTCCAATGCCACTAGGTATTTACGCTGTGTATACTAGCCGCCAAAAAATGCCAACCGCCCTGAGGGTGGTGATTGATTATCTCGCTAATTGGTTTGAAACTTCACCTCATTGGCAGTTATTGATGCAACAGCGCGGAAGTTAG
- a CDS encoding LysR family transcriptional regulator: protein MQAISWRHIEIFRAVMTTPNLTEAAALLNTSQPTISRELARLEYLLQFKLFDRVKGRLQPTAQGLRFLEEVERSYYGLERIKNSAETIRRFEHAQISITCLPAFAQSLLPQVCQSFMENYPDVSITVIPQESPVLEEWLSAQRYDFGLTEHLQMPPGTEQQTLGSLNEVCVLPASHPLTQKEVLTPSDFQGQRFISLSLTDSYRQLIDSTFAEHHVERKMVMETHSASSICAMALKGIGVSIVNPLTALDFHQQSAGKLALRPLSFSIPFTVSLIRPIHRPSSQLTNIFTQHLEDNFNQIKTQLTSALLHQ from the coding sequence ATGCAAGCCATTTCATGGCGGCACATCGAAATATTCCGTGCGGTGATGACCACCCCCAACCTGACGGAAGCCGCTGCGCTGCTGAACACTTCACAACCCACTATCAGCCGTGAACTTGCTCGCTTAGAATACCTTTTACAGTTTAAGTTATTCGATAGAGTCAAAGGGCGGTTACAACCTACTGCACAAGGTTTACGGTTTCTTGAAGAGGTTGAACGCTCCTATTATGGTTTAGAACGCATTAAAAATTCAGCGGAAACCATCCGGCGTTTCGAACATGCGCAAATATCGATAACCTGTCTACCTGCTTTCGCCCAATCTTTATTACCTCAGGTTTGCCAATCGTTTATGGAAAATTACCCTGATGTCAGCATCACGGTGATCCCACAAGAGTCCCCTGTATTAGAGGAATGGTTGTCAGCCCAACGTTACGATTTCGGCTTAACAGAGCATCTACAAATGCCACCAGGAACTGAACAACAAACACTAGGAAGTTTAAATGAAGTGTGTGTCTTACCGGCGAGCCACCCTTTAACCCAAAAAGAAGTGTTAACACCCAGCGATTTTCAAGGCCAACGTTTTATTAGCCTGTCATTAACTGACAGCTACCGTCAGTTGATTGACTCAACCTTTGCGGAACACCACGTCGAACGAAAAATGGTCATGGAAACGCATTCGGCATCATCCATTTGCGCTATGGCACTAAAAGGGATTGGAGTTTCTATTGTTAACCCGTTAACTGCATTAGATTTCCATCAACAATCAGCTGGGAAGTTAGCTCTACGCCCACTCAGTTTTTCGATTCCTTTTACTGTTAGTTTAATAAGGCCAATTCACCGCCCTTCATCACAATTGACCAATATTTTTACTCAACATTTAGAGGATAACTTTAATCAAATAAAAACTCAGCTAACTTCCGCGCTGTTGCATCAATAA
- the lysA gene encoding diaminopimelate decarboxylase gives MTSFATTTSQYLTPEYLRALPEQYGSPVWVYDSAVIIERIKQLQVFDTVRFAQKACSNIHILRLMKQQGVKVDSVSLGEIERALVAGFQPGRENSEIVFTADVLDRATLAKVTELDIPVNAGSIDMLEQIGEQKAGHPVWLRINPGFGHGHSQKTNTGGENSKHGIWHEDLSLALEKIRHYNLSLVGIHMHIGSGVDYQHLADVCDSMVALVTTAGVDLHAISAGGGLSTPYREGDELIDVQHYYSLWDNARQRIEQHLGHKIELEIEPGRYLVAESGVLLAEVRAVKDMGSRHYVLVDSGFNDLMRPAMYGSYHHISVLPTDGRNVDGAQLKDTIVAGPLCESGDVFTQLEGGLVVTRALPEVKVGDFLVFHDTGAYGASMSSNYNSRPLLPEVMFVNGKPQLIRRRQTIEELLALEL, from the coding sequence ATGACTTCATTCGCAACGACAACAAGCCAATATTTAACCCCTGAGTATTTACGCGCATTACCTGAGCAGTATGGTAGCCCTGTTTGGGTTTATGATAGCGCGGTGATCATTGAGCGTATCAAGCAATTACAAGTTTTTGATACCGTGCGCTTTGCACAAAAAGCGTGCTCGAATATTCATATCCTTCGCTTAATGAAACAACAAGGCGTTAAAGTCGATTCCGTTTCCTTAGGGGAAATTGAACGTGCGCTGGTGGCAGGATTCCAGCCCGGGCGTGAAAACTCAGAAATCGTCTTTACAGCAGATGTGCTCGATAGGGCGACATTAGCGAAAGTGACTGAGTTAGATATCCCTGTGAATGCAGGCTCGATTGATATGCTTGAACAAATTGGCGAGCAAAAAGCTGGCCATCCTGTTTGGCTGCGTATCAACCCTGGTTTTGGTCACGGTCATAGCCAAAAAACTAATACTGGCGGCGAAAATAGTAAGCACGGTATTTGGCATGAAGACTTATCTTTAGCGTTAGAAAAAATTCGCCATTACAATTTGTCATTGGTTGGTATTCATATGCATATTGGTTCTGGGGTTGACTATCAACATCTTGCCGATGTGTGTGATTCTATGGTGGCGCTAGTCACAACCGCAGGGGTTGACCTTCATGCCATTTCAGCAGGTGGTGGGTTATCAACCCCTTATCGTGAAGGTGATGAATTAATCGATGTGCAGCATTATTACAGCTTATGGGATAACGCTCGCCAACGTATCGAACAACACTTAGGGCACAAAATTGAACTTGAAATAGAACCTGGCCGATATTTGGTTGCGGAATCAGGCGTATTGTTAGCTGAAGTGCGAGCCGTTAAAGATATGGGTAGCCGCCACTATGTGCTTGTAGACAGTGGTTTTAATGACCTAATGCGCCCAGCGATGTATGGCAGCTATCACCATATTTCAGTATTACCCACGGATGGACGTAATGTTGATGGGGCTCAACTAAAAGACACTATTGTCGCTGGCCCTCTGTGTGAATCAGGAGATGTATTTACCCAGTTAGAGGGCGGTTTAGTGGTAACCCGCGCTTTACCCGAGGTGAAAGTTGGCGATTTTCTGGTTTTTCATGACACTGGCGCTTATGGTGCATCCATGTCTTCAAACTACAATAGCCGCCCATTATTACCCGAAGTGATGTTTGTGAATGGCAAACCACAATTGATTCGCCGTCGCCAAACGATAGAGGAATTATTGGCGTTGGAGTTGTAA
- a CDS encoding sel1 repeat family protein yields the protein MKLMIFILGLAFLECKANDFKRDIIMPSYRMLSFNYDSKYLIYEPSISDEYPPPRNEKDFFLLVEKAASGDSNSNLLLFKLFLKDSNCKYFDFKPSIPNFICKKAVNYLIESVNINPDNNMALFEMSKLYHKGVVLNENENKANLILDEIIKKGGRDSVLVCDYLVEITLFDDDGNIKNIDKSRYYADIGAKNGSEKCKKYLNDIDNYMRN from the coding sequence ATGAAATTGATGATTTTTATACTTGGCTTAGCCTTTTTAGAGTGTAAAGCTAATGATTTTAAAAGAGATATCATTATGCCATCATATAGGATGTTATCATTTAATTATGATAGTAAGTATTTAATATATGAACCATCTATTAGTGATGAGTACCCACCACCAAGAAATGAAAAAGATTTCTTTTTGTTAGTTGAAAAGGCTGCATCAGGAGATTCAAATAGTAATTTATTATTATTTAAATTATTCCTTAAGGATTCTAATTGCAAGTATTTTGATTTTAAACCGTCGATACCTAATTTCATCTGCAAAAAAGCTGTTAATTACTTAATTGAATCAGTTAATATAAATCCTGATAATAATATGGCGTTATTTGAAATGAGTAAACTTTATCATAAAGGGGTTGTATTGAATGAAAATGAAAATAAAGCAAATCTAATTCTAGATGAAATAATAAAAAAAGGAGGGAGAGATTCTGTATTAGTCTGTGATTACTTAGTTGAAATTACTCTTTTTGATGATGATGGAAATATAAAAAATATTGATAAATCTAGATATTATGCAGATATTGGTGCTAAAAATGGTAGCGAAAAATGTAAAAAATATCTCAATGATATAGATAACTATATGAGAAATTAA
- the fadE gene encoding acyl-CoA dehydrogenase FadE, with amino-acid sequence MILLSIVLFLALIGVLCYHKTSLVFSSILLLAYTAVMGVINIWSYWMLLPVALVLFPFVFTPVRQSLFSIRAMKMFQKVMPPMSSTEKEAIDAGTTWWEGDLFRGAPDWNKLHNYPKPQLTAEEQAFMDGPVETVCGMVNDFEVSHELADLPPEVWQYLRDHRFFAMIIKKEYGGLEFSAYAQSQVLQKLAGVSGILAITVGVPNSLGPGELLQHYGTDEQKQRYLPGLATGEEIPCFALTSPEAGSDAGAIPDSGVVCMGEWQGEQVLGMRLTWNKRYITLAPIATVLGLAFKLSDPDKLLGGEKNLGITCALIPTNTPGVEIGHRHFPLNIPFMNGPTRGKDIFVPIDYIIGGPKMAGQGWRMLVECLSVGRGITLPSNSTGSLKSIAIATGAYSYIRRQFKLPIGKMEGIEEPLARIAGNTYLMDAAATLITSGIMLGEKPAVLSAIVKYHCTHRGQRAIIDAMDITGGKGICLGDSNFVARAYQGAPIAITVEGANILTRSMIIFGQGAIRCHPFVLEEMAAAQDNNLHKFDKAVFGHIGHVVSNQFRSFWLGLTNGRGSHAPTKDETRRYYQMLNRQSANLALLSDVAMGVLGGSLKRRERISARLGDILSHLYLASATLKRYEDEGRQKADLPLVKWAVEDCLYQSEKAMDDLLKNFPNKLVAGIMRITLFPTGRAMSTPSDRLDHKLAQILMEPSETRDRLGRGQYLTPTENNPHGLVNQALLDIIAAEPIFERICRLKERKLSFTRLDKLADQLLPENVITQEEADILRKAEASRLRTINVDEFEFDDLGVLPTKKSPDEPSNEETSKKKKAA; translated from the coding sequence ATGATCCTTCTCAGCATTGTGTTATTTCTCGCCTTAATCGGCGTACTTTGTTACCACAAAACCTCTTTAGTTTTTAGCTCAATATTATTATTGGCCTATACCGCGGTTATGGGGGTCATCAATATTTGGAGCTACTGGATGTTACTGCCAGTTGCCTTGGTTTTATTTCCTTTTGTCTTCACTCCCGTACGTCAATCGCTTTTCTCTATTCGCGCGATGAAAATGTTCCAAAAAGTCATGCCGCCAATGTCAAGTACAGAAAAAGAAGCCATTGACGCTGGAACAACGTGGTGGGAAGGTGACCTTTTCCGTGGTGCTCCAGATTGGAATAAACTGCATAACTACCCAAAACCGCAATTAACCGCTGAAGAACAGGCTTTTATGGATGGGCCCGTTGAAACTGTTTGTGGTATGGTCAATGACTTCGAAGTTAGCCATGAACTTGCGGATCTTCCTCCTGAAGTGTGGCAATACCTACGTGATCACCGTTTCTTCGCTATGATCATCAAAAAAGAATATGGTGGCCTTGAGTTTTCTGCTTATGCACAGTCTCAAGTTCTACAAAAACTCGCTGGCGTATCCGGTATTCTTGCTATCACTGTTGGTGTTCCAAATTCATTAGGCCCTGGCGAACTACTACAGCATTATGGGACTGACGAACAAAAACAACGCTATTTACCGGGCTTAGCGACGGGTGAAGAAATTCCATGTTTTGCATTAACGAGCCCTGAAGCAGGCTCAGATGCTGGTGCAATCCCAGATTCAGGTGTCGTTTGTATGGGAGAATGGCAAGGTGAGCAAGTATTAGGAATGCGTTTAACATGGAACAAACGCTATATTACCTTAGCACCAATTGCCACTGTACTAGGTCTCGCATTCAAACTTTCAGACCCTGATAAACTCTTAGGTGGCGAGAAAAACCTTGGTATCACCTGTGCGTTAATTCCAACTAATACCCCAGGTGTTGAAATTGGTCACCGCCACTTCCCACTAAATATTCCATTTATGAATGGTCCTACACGTGGAAAAGATATTTTTGTTCCAATCGATTACATTATTGGTGGGCCAAAAATGGCTGGCCAAGGTTGGAGAATGTTGGTTGAGTGCCTTTCAGTGGGTCGTGGCATTACATTGCCATCGAACTCAACAGGTAGCTTGAAGAGTATCGCTATCGCGACAGGAGCTTACTCTTATATTCGTCGCCAATTCAAATTACCCATTGGTAAAATGGAAGGTATTGAAGAGCCGCTAGCGCGCATCGCGGGTAATACCTATCTAATGGATGCAGCTGCAACTCTCATTACCTCTGGGATTATGTTAGGTGAGAAACCTGCCGTTCTGTCTGCTATTGTTAAATACCATTGTACACACCGTGGCCAGCGCGCCATTATTGATGCCATGGATATTACGGGTGGTAAAGGAATCTGTCTTGGGGATTCAAACTTTGTTGCCAGAGCCTATCAAGGCGCACCTATCGCCATTACAGTTGAAGGGGCAAATATCCTAACCCGCAGTATGATCATCTTCGGTCAAGGCGCTATCCGTTGCCATCCTTTTGTATTAGAAGAAATGGCCGCAGCGCAGGACAATAACTTACATAAATTCGATAAAGCCGTATTTGGGCATATTGGACATGTGGTTAGTAACCAATTCCGTAGCTTCTGGCTTGGTTTAACCAATGGCCGTGGAAGTCATGCACCAACCAAAGATGAAACACGTCGTTACTATCAAATGCTAAACCGCCAAAGTGCCAACTTAGCATTGCTATCCGATGTTGCCATGGGTGTGTTAGGCGGTAGCTTGAAACGCCGTGAACGTATCTCTGCTCGTTTAGGGGATATTTTAAGCCACTTGTATCTCGCATCTGCAACCTTAAAACGTTATGAAGATGAAGGTCGCCAGAAAGCAGACTTACCATTAGTGAAATGGGCGGTTGAAGATTGTTTATATCAATCAGAAAAAGCGATGGATGACCTCCTGAAAAACTTCCCTAACAAATTGGTTGCCGGGATCATGCGCATCACACTGTTCCCTACTGGCCGTGCGATGTCGACACCATCAGACCGACTAGACCATAAACTGGCTCAAATTCTGATGGAGCCATCAGAAACACGCGACAGATTGGGCCGTGGGCAGTATTTAACACCTACGGAAAACAACCCTCATGGCTTAGTTAACCAAGCCTTGCTGGATATCATTGCCGCTGAACCTATTTTCGAACGTATTTGCCGCTTAAAAGAGCGTAAGCTCAGCTTTACTCGCTTAGATAAGCTTGCTGACCAACTACTTCCTGAAAACGTAATTACGCAAGAAGAAGCTGATATCTTGCGTAAAGCAGAAGCAAGCCGGTTACGGACGATTAACGTCGATGAGTTTGAGTTTGATGATTTGGGTGTACTTCCGACAAAAAAGTCACCAGATGAACCTTCAAATGAAGAAACTAGTAAGAAAAAGAAAGCGGCTTAA
- the lpcA gene encoding D-sedoheptulose 7-phosphate isomerase has protein sequence MYQDLIRGELTEAAETLSNFLSDDANINAIQQAAVLLADSFKAGGKVLSCGNGGSHCDAMHFAEELTGRYRENRPGYPAIAISDVSHLSCVSNDFGYEYVFSRFIEAVGMKGDVLLGISTSGNSGNIIKAIAAAREKGMKVITLTGKDGGKMAGTADIEIRVPHFGYADRIQEIHIKVIHILIQLIEKEMVK, from the coding sequence ATGTATCAAGACTTAATCCGCGGCGAGCTGACTGAAGCGGCCGAGACGTTATCGAATTTCCTTAGCGATGATGCCAATATTAATGCTATCCAACAGGCTGCCGTTCTACTTGCTGACTCTTTTAAAGCAGGTGGCAAAGTATTATCTTGTGGTAATGGGGGCTCTCACTGTGATGCAATGCATTTTGCTGAAGAATTAACTGGGCGTTATCGCGAAAACCGCCCAGGTTATCCTGCGATTGCTATTTCAGATGTGAGTCATTTATCTTGTGTGAGTAATGACTTCGGCTATGAGTATGTTTTTTCGCGCTTTATCGAAGCTGTTGGCATGAAAGGTGATGTTTTACTCGGAATTTCTACCTCAGGTAATTCAGGAAACATTATTAAAGCGATTGCCGCTGCGCGTGAAAAAGGTATGAAAGTCATCACGCTAACAGGTAAAGATGGCGGGAAAATGGCTGGAACCGCGGATATTGAAATTCGTGTTCCACACTTTGGGTATGCCGACCGTATCCAAGAAATTCATATTAAAGTTATTCATATCTTAATTCAGTTAATCGAAAAAGAGATGGTGAAGTAA
- a CDS encoding class II glutamine amidotransferase has protein sequence MCELLGMSANVPTDISFSLSGLISRGGQTGPHKDGWGITFYEGLGCRTFKDPQPSFLSPVARFVQEYPIKSESVVAHIRQANRGDVSLANTHPFTRELWGRNWTYAHNGQLKGYRTLKTGRYCPIGETDSEWAFCWILHQLSEKYPRRPSNWKSVFRFIATLADQLRHKGVFNMLLSDGQYMMAFSSTNLHWLTRKAPFGKAKLLDQDIEIDFEQCTTPTDVVSVIATQPLTGNENWQRIDPGNFVLFYLGERIL, from the coding sequence ATGTGCGAGTTACTTGGCATGAGTGCCAATGTTCCAACCGATATTTCGTTTAGCCTAAGTGGGTTAATTTCCCGAGGGGGCCAAACAGGCCCACATAAAGATGGTTGGGGAATTACCTTTTATGAGGGGCTCGGGTGTCGCACATTTAAAGATCCTCAACCCAGTTTTTTATCACCTGTCGCTCGTTTTGTGCAGGAATACCCGATTAAATCAGAAAGTGTTGTTGCGCATATTCGCCAAGCAAATCGGGGGGATGTGTCGTTAGCAAATACTCACCCCTTTACTCGTGAGCTATGGGGACGTAATTGGACTTATGCACATAATGGGCAATTAAAGGGGTATCGTACACTGAAAACTGGACGTTATTGCCCAATAGGTGAAACTGATAGCGAATGGGCATTTTGTTGGATACTTCATCAACTCAGTGAAAAATACCCACGCAGGCCATCGAATTGGAAAAGCGTGTTCCGTTTTATTGCGACATTAGCTGACCAATTACGTCATAAAGGGGTATTTAATATGTTGCTGTCTGATGGGCAATATATGATGGCCTTTAGCTCGACGAATTTACATTGGTTAACGCGTAAGGCACCGTTTGGTAAAGCAAAATTACTTGACCAAGATATTGAAATCGATTTTGAGCAGTGCACGACCCCCACTGATGTGGTCTCTGTTATCGCAACGCAACCACTAACGGGTAACGAAAACTGGCAGCGAATTGACCCTGGTAATTTCGTCTTATTCTATCTTGGTGAGCGCATATTGTGA
- a CDS encoding L,D-transpeptidase family protein yields MKLSKFFSAIFLFVLIYSPAIQASNYSFLLNNNVSDSSNSSIFIQIFKQEGLLELYQKTPSGKYKLSKTYPICKFSGGLGPKKIEGDLKSPEGFYQITAEQLNPNSRYYRSINIGFPNEFDKAQGYSGSYLMIHGSCVSVGCYAMTDKYMGEIYQTVETALLSGQSVINVSIYPFKMTNENMLRYRNSSHYAFWKQLQPAYEYFNRTGRPAEVSVALGKYAVIDQADTPTKLLGSKSQYALTKIE; encoded by the coding sequence ATGAAATTAAGTAAATTTTTTAGTGCAATTTTTTTATTTGTACTCATATATTCTCCTGCTATTCAGGCAAGTAACTATTCATTTCTACTTAATAATAACGTATCGGATAGCTCAAACTCATCCATTTTTATTCAAATATTTAAGCAAGAAGGTTTATTAGAACTCTACCAAAAAACACCATCAGGAAAATATAAACTGTCGAAAACTTACCCAATTTGTAAGTTTTCAGGAGGGCTAGGTCCCAAAAAAATTGAAGGCGACCTGAAAAGTCCAGAAGGATTTTATCAAATTACAGCGGAACAGCTCAATCCTAATAGTCGGTATTACCGATCTATCAATATTGGTTTTCCTAATGAGTTTGATAAAGCGCAAGGCTATAGCGGTAGCTATCTTATGATCCACGGCAGTTGCGTTTCGGTGGGATGTTATGCCATGACCGATAAATATATGGGTGAGATTTACCAAACAGTAGAAACGGCCTTACTCAGCGGACAGTCGGTCATTAATGTCAGCATTTACCCATTTAAAATGACAAATGAAAATATGCTGCGCTACCGTAATTCCAGCCATTATGCCTTCTGGAAGCAGCTACAACCCGCTTACGAGTATTTCAACCGCACAGGAAGGCCTGCCGAGGTGTCGGTCGCTTTAGGTAAATATGCGGTTATTGACCAAGCTGATACCCCAACAAAATTGTTAGGGTCTAAATCACAATATGCGCTCACCAAGATAGAATAA